One window from the genome of Microbulbifer sp. ALW1 encodes:
- the fur gene encoding ferric iron uptake transcriptional regulator, producing the protein MSNENQELRKAGLKVTLPRVKILQLLESASEQHLSAEDVYKMLLEAGEDVGLATVYRVLTQFESAGLVIRHNFDGGHSVFELDRGDHHDHMVCTDSGKVIEFHNEKIEELQHQIAEEHGYELTGHSLVLYVKKKES; encoded by the coding sequence ATGTCGAACGAAAATCAGGAACTGCGCAAAGCAGGCCTCAAGGTCACCCTGCCGCGAGTCAAAATTCTGCAACTGCTGGAGAGCGCCAGTGAACAGCACCTGAGTGCAGAGGATGTGTACAAGATGCTGCTGGAAGCCGGGGAAGATGTGGGTCTCGCCACCGTTTACCGGGTACTGACCCAGTTTGAGAGCGCCGGCCTGGTGATCCGCCACAACTTTGACGGCGGCCACTCGGTATTCGAGCTGGACCGTGGCGATCACCACGACCACATGGTCTGCACCGATAGTGGCAAGGTGATCGAATTTCACAACGAGAAGATCGAAGAGCTGCAGCACCAGATCGCTGAAGAGCACGGCTACGAGCTTACCGGCCACAGCCTGGTGCTCTACGTGAAAAAGAAAGAGAGCTGA
- a CDS encoding 1-acyl-sn-glycerol-3-phosphate acyltransferase, whose translation MQTTIFNTPILTPCLRLLARLLLKLHGWKVVADERALKLKKYVLLAAPHTSNWDGYFFILAALKLKVNPQWMGKDKLFQFPLGGTMRWFGGIAVDRSKANNLVEATVNQYNTRDELVIAVPPEGTRGKAERWKTGFYHIARGAAVPVVCGFIDFAKKEAGLGPVMEMGENLAKELARFGNYYAGKVGKYPQDYTAPV comes from the coding sequence ATGCAAACAACGATTTTCAACACTCCCATTCTCACCCCCTGCCTGCGACTGCTTGCACGCCTGTTGCTCAAGCTGCACGGCTGGAAAGTGGTGGCCGACGAGCGCGCCCTCAAGCTGAAAAAGTATGTGCTGCTGGCCGCCCCCCACACCTCCAACTGGGATGGCTACTTTTTTATCCTCGCCGCCCTCAAGCTGAAAGTGAACCCGCAGTGGATGGGCAAGGACAAACTGTTCCAGTTCCCGCTGGGCGGCACCATGCGCTGGTTTGGCGGCATTGCGGTGGATCGCAGCAAGGCCAACAACCTGGTGGAAGCCACCGTCAACCAGTACAACACCCGGGATGAACTGGTCATTGCCGTGCCGCCGGAAGGCACCCGCGGCAAAGCCGAGCGCTGGAAAACCGGCTTTTACCACATCGCCCGCGGCGCCGCGGTGCCGGTGGTCTGCGGTTTTATCGATTTCGCCAAGAAGGAAGCGGGTCTGGGACCGGTAATGGAGATGGGCGAAAACCTCGCCAAGGAGCTCGCTCGATTCGGCAATTACTATGCGGGCAAGGTGGGCAAGTACCCGCAAGACTACACGGCGCCCGTCTAA
- the recN gene encoding DNA repair protein RecN has protein sequence MLLHLSISQFTLVDQLELEFGPGTSTLTGETGAGKSITLDALGLALGDRGNGELVRAGAKRADIHATFDIGEHQEARAWLEEQEMDAGREVILRRTIGVDGRSRAYINGQPVTLMQLRTLGEQLIDIHSQHEHQSLLKKETHRRLLDEYAGAEAQSAEVRIHYKTWQDQYRRYRKLADSAEETQARRDLLEYQLEELEQLDLKPAELEELESEQRQLANAGEILSGSYQLAALLNGGEGDIAEQLHRALQLVGAMPEQSTALSEVAQMLDSARIQVDEAASTLSRHIDRFEMDPERLAEVEERLSAIYSIARKHRVQPDQLPELQQQWQQELEEIGAPDALDKLAAECERLEKAFRTSAGKLSKLRSAAASKLAKAVNAQLADLAMPHARVELALTELEKPTATGLEEVEILIATNPGQPARALGKIASGGELSRVSLAIQVVTAQTSRTPTLVFDEVDVGIGGTTGDVVGKLLRQLGERGQVICVTHLAQVAARAHRQYLVEKHSDGKAVFVALRELKDTERSVEVARMLGGETTAQSLAHAEEMLGRA, from the coding sequence ATGTTGCTGCACCTGTCTATCAGCCAATTCACCCTGGTCGACCAGCTGGAGCTGGAATTCGGCCCCGGCACCAGTACCCTCACCGGCGAGACCGGGGCGGGTAAATCCATCACCCTCGATGCCCTCGGCCTCGCCCTAGGCGACCGCGGCAACGGGGAACTGGTGCGCGCTGGCGCCAAACGTGCCGATATCCACGCCACCTTCGACATCGGTGAACACCAAGAGGCCCGCGCCTGGCTGGAAGAACAGGAGATGGACGCCGGCCGGGAAGTGATCCTGCGCCGCACCATCGGCGTCGACGGCCGCTCCCGCGCTTACATCAACGGCCAGCCGGTCACGCTGATGCAGCTGCGCACCCTCGGCGAACAGCTGATCGATATCCACAGTCAGCACGAACACCAGTCGCTGCTGAAAAAAGAGACCCACCGCCGCCTGTTGGACGAATACGCCGGTGCCGAGGCGCAAAGCGCCGAAGTGCGCATTCACTACAAGACCTGGCAGGACCAGTACCGCCGCTACCGCAAGCTGGCAGACAGCGCCGAAGAGACCCAGGCCCGCCGCGACCTGCTGGAGTACCAGCTGGAAGAGCTGGAACAGCTGGACCTGAAACCGGCCGAGCTGGAAGAACTGGAAAGCGAGCAGCGACAGCTGGCCAACGCCGGCGAAATCCTGAGCGGCAGCTACCAGCTGGCCGCACTGCTCAATGGCGGCGAGGGCGATATCGCCGAGCAACTACACCGCGCCCTGCAGCTGGTCGGCGCCATGCCGGAGCAAAGCACCGCACTTTCAGAAGTGGCGCAGATGCTCGACAGTGCGCGTATCCAGGTGGACGAGGCCGCCAGCACCCTGTCGCGACACATCGACCGTTTTGAAATGGACCCGGAGCGGCTGGCGGAAGTGGAAGAGCGCCTCTCCGCCATCTATTCCATCGCCCGCAAGCACCGGGTACAACCGGATCAACTGCCGGAACTGCAGCAGCAGTGGCAGCAGGAGCTGGAAGAAATCGGTGCGCCGGATGCCCTGGATAAACTGGCCGCCGAGTGCGAACGCCTCGAAAAAGCCTTCCGCACCAGCGCCGGCAAACTCAGCAAACTGCGCAGCGCGGCCGCCAGCAAACTGGCCAAGGCCGTCAATGCGCAGCTGGCTGATCTGGCGATGCCCCACGCGCGCGTCGAGCTGGCGCTGACAGAGCTGGAAAAGCCCACCGCTACCGGCCTCGAAGAAGTGGAAATCCTGATTGCCACCAACCCCGGCCAGCCGGCGCGGGCGCTGGGCAAAATCGCCTCCGGCGGTGAACTGTCCCGGGTCAGCCTGGCGATCCAGGTGGTTACCGCGCAGACTTCCCGCACCCCCACCCTGGTGTTCGATGAGGTGGATGTGGGTATCGGCGGCACCACCGGCGACGTGGTAGGCAAGCTGCTGCGTCAGCTGGGTGAGCGCGGCCAGGTTATCTGTGTCACCCACCTGGCCCAAGTCGCCGCCCGCGCCCATCGCCAGTATCTGGTGGAGAAACACAGTGACGGCAAGGCCGTATTCGTGGCCCTGCGTGAATTAAAAGATACTGAGCGCAGCGTGGAAGTAGCGCGCATGCTGGGTGGGGAGACCACCGCGCAGTCCCTGGCCCACGCAGAGGAAATGCTGGGCAGGGCCTAA
- the grpE gene encoding nucleotide exchange factor GrpE, translated as MAKERSEEQQIGEQAEIEQPSAEEQHAAEEALAEELAAEGEAGEEGALVEEIASLHQQLADHKDMVLRAQAEVQNARRRAQQDVEKAHKFGVEKLIKDLLPVVDNLERAIATIDSEHEAHKAVVEGIELTQKSFIDTLTKSGVEVLDPAGEPFDPELHQAMAQVPNGDVEPNTVLEVFQKGYRLNGRLVRPAMVVVSKAP; from the coding sequence GTGGCCAAAGAGCGCAGCGAAGAACAACAGATCGGCGAGCAGGCCGAAATCGAGCAGCCCAGTGCAGAAGAGCAGCACGCCGCCGAGGAGGCTCTGGCGGAAGAGCTGGCCGCCGAAGGTGAAGCTGGTGAAGAAGGTGCGTTGGTAGAGGAAATCGCCTCCCTGCACCAGCAACTGGCAGATCACAAAGACATGGTGCTGCGCGCCCAGGCCGAGGTGCAGAATGCCCGCCGCCGCGCCCAGCAGGACGTGGAAAAGGCCCACAAGTTTGGCGTGGAGAAGCTGATCAAGGATCTGCTGCCGGTGGTGGACAACCTCGAGCGCGCTATTGCCACCATCGACAGCGAACACGAAGCCCACAAGGCGGTGGTCGAAGGCATTGAGCTGACCCAGAAGTCCTTTATCGACACCCTGACCAAGTCGGGCGTGGAAGTGCTCGACCCGGCGGGTGAACCCTTCGACCCGGAGCTGCACCAGGCCATGGCCCAGGTGCCTAACGGCGATGTAGAGCCAAATACCGTGCTCGAGGTCTTCCAGAAAGGCTACCGCCTGAACGGCCGCCTGGTTCGACCGGCGATGGTCGTGGTCAGCAAGGCGCCGTAA
- the dnaK gene encoding molecular chaperone DnaK, with protein MGKIIGIDLGTTNSCVAVLDGDKARVIENAEGDRTTPSIVAFTDDNEVLVGQSAKRQSVTNPTNTLYAVKRLIGRKFKDDVVQKDIKMVPYSIVEADNGDAWVEVKGDKKAPPQISAEVLKKMKKTAEDFLGEKVDAAVITVPAYFNDSQRQATKDAGRIAGLDVKRIINEPTAAALAYGLDKKGGDRTIAVYDLGGGTFDISIIEIADVDGEMQFEVLSTNGDTFLGGEDFDLRLIDYLAEQFKKDQGIDLKGDPLAMQRLKEAAEKAKIELSSSQQTEVNLPYITADATGPKHLVVKLTRAKLESLVEDLVTRSLEPVKTALADADLSASGIDEVILVGGQTRMPLVQSKVTEFFGKEPRKDVNPDEAVAVGAAIQGAVLGGDVKDVLLLDVTPLTLGIETMGGVATPLIDKNTTIPTKKSQVFSTADDNQTAVTIHVVQGERKQAAQNKSLGRFDLADIPPAPRGMPQIEVTFDIDANGILHVHAKDKATGKEQSIVIKASSGLSDEEIEKMVQDAEANAEADKQFEELVTTRNTLDGLISATKKTLEEAGDKATAEEKAAIDAALAEAEEAVKGNDKAAMEAATTKLTEASGPVAQKMYAEQAQAGEAAAEQAEQAQSGGDDAVDAEFEEVKDDKKEDK; from the coding sequence ATGGGAAAAATCATCGGCATCGACCTGGGTACTACCAACAGCTGTGTGGCAGTACTGGACGGCGACAAAGCGCGCGTTATTGAGAACGCCGAAGGCGATCGCACTACGCCTTCCATCGTTGCGTTCACCGACGACAACGAAGTACTGGTTGGCCAGTCCGCCAAGCGCCAGTCCGTGACCAACCCGACCAACACGCTGTACGCCGTCAAGCGCCTGATCGGCCGCAAGTTCAAAGACGACGTAGTACAGAAAGACATCAAAATGGTGCCTTACTCCATCGTTGAAGCCGACAACGGCGATGCCTGGGTGGAAGTGAAGGGCGACAAGAAAGCACCGCCGCAGATCTCTGCCGAAGTGCTGAAGAAAATGAAGAAAACCGCGGAAGATTTCCTCGGTGAGAAAGTAGACGCAGCGGTAATTACCGTACCGGCCTACTTCAACGACTCCCAGCGCCAGGCCACCAAAGACGCCGGCCGCATCGCCGGTCTGGACGTGAAGCGCATCATCAACGAGCCGACTGCGGCTGCGCTGGCTTACGGTCTCGACAAGAAAGGTGGTGACCGCACCATCGCGGTTTACGACCTGGGTGGCGGTACCTTCGATATCTCCATCATCGAAATTGCCGACGTTGACGGTGAAATGCAGTTTGAAGTGCTGTCCACCAATGGTGACACCTTCCTCGGTGGTGAAGACTTCGACCTGCGCCTGATCGACTACCTCGCCGAGCAGTTCAAGAAAGACCAGGGCATCGACCTGAAAGGCGACCCCCTGGCCATGCAGCGTCTGAAAGAAGCCGCTGAAAAAGCCAAGATCGAGCTGTCTTCCAGCCAGCAGACCGAAGTGAACCTGCCGTACATCACCGCAGACGCTACTGGTCCCAAGCACCTGGTTGTGAAACTGACCCGCGCCAAGCTGGAAAGCCTGGTGGAAGATCTGGTTACCCGCTCCCTGGAGCCGGTAAAAACGGCTCTGGCTGACGCCGACCTGTCTGCCTCCGGCATCGACGAAGTGATCCTGGTGGGCGGTCAGACCCGCATGCCGCTGGTACAGTCCAAGGTGACTGAATTCTTCGGCAAAGAGCCGCGTAAAGATGTGAACCCGGACGAAGCGGTTGCCGTTGGTGCAGCGATCCAGGGTGCGGTTTTGGGCGGTGACGTGAAAGACGTGCTGCTGCTGGACGTAACCCCGCTGACCCTGGGTATCGAAACCATGGGTGGCGTGGCCACTCCTCTGATCGACAAGAACACCACCATCCCGACCAAAAAGTCCCAGGTGTTCTCTACTGCTGATGACAACCAGACTGCCGTGACCATTCACGTGGTACAGGGTGAGCGCAAGCAGGCGGCACAGAACAAGTCCCTGGGTCGTTTTGACCTGGCTGACATCCCGCCGGCGCCGCGCGGCATGCCGCAGATCGAAGTGACCTTCGACATCGATGCCAACGGCATCCTGCACGTGCACGCCAAAGACAAGGCGACTGGCAAAGAGCAGTCCATCGTGATCAAGGCCTCTTCCGGTCTGTCCGATGAAGAGATCGAAAAAATGGTACAGGACGCCGAGGCCAACGCCGAAGCGGACAAGCAGTTCGAGGAGCTGGTCACCACCCGCAACACCCTCGACGGCCTGATCTCTGCCACCAAGAAAACCCTGGAAGAAGCCGGTGACAAGGCGACTGCGGAAGAGAAAGCCGCAATCGACGCCGCTCTGGCAGAAGCCGAGGAAGCGGTAAAAGGCAACGACAAGGCGGCCATGGAAGCCGCTACCACCAAACTGACCGAAGCCTCCGGCCCGGTAGCCCAGAAGATGTACGCGGAGCAGGCGCAGGCCGGCGAAGCGGCCGCGGAACAGGCGGAGCAGGCCCAGTCCGGTGGTGACGACGCAGTGGACGCTGAGTTCGAAGAAGTCAAAGACGACAAGAAAGAAGACAAGTAA
- the dnaJ gene encoding molecular chaperone DnaJ: MSKRDYYEVLGVSKGADEKELKKAYRRVAMKFHPDRNPDDKEAENKFKEANEAYEVLSDPQKKAAYDQFGHAGVDGQAGGAGAGGFGGFSDIFGDVFGDIFGGGAGGGRRGPQRGSDLRYDLDLDLEDAVRGTTVKIKVPTLANCGTCHGSGAKAGSKPQTCGTCGGAGQVRMQQGFFSVQQTCPNCRGRGTVISDPCGSCHGRGRVEETKTLSVKVPPGVDTGDRIRLAGEGEAGPDGGPAGDLYVQVMVREHELFQRDGKNLYCEVPISFVTAALGGEMEVPTLDGKVKLKIPAESQTGKLFRLRGKGVTPVRGGAPGDLLCRVVVETPVNLSAKQKELLEEFANTLSEKKNSPRQTGWFEGVKNFFGDMKL, from the coding sequence ATGTCCAAACGCGATTACTATGAAGTCCTCGGCGTCAGCAAGGGCGCGGATGAAAAGGAGCTGAAAAAAGCTTACCGCCGGGTGGCGATGAAATTTCACCCGGACCGCAACCCCGACGATAAAGAGGCGGAAAATAAATTCAAAGAGGCCAACGAGGCCTACGAAGTACTTTCTGATCCGCAGAAAAAAGCGGCCTACGACCAGTTTGGTCACGCCGGTGTAGACGGCCAGGCGGGCGGCGCAGGTGCCGGCGGCTTTGGTGGCTTCTCGGATATCTTCGGTGATGTGTTTGGCGATATCTTTGGTGGCGGCGCCGGTGGCGGCCGTCGCGGTCCCCAGCGCGGTTCCGACCTGCGCTATGACCTGGATCTGGACCTGGAAGACGCGGTGCGCGGCACCACGGTCAAGATCAAGGTGCCGACCCTGGCCAACTGTGGCACCTGTCACGGTTCCGGCGCCAAGGCTGGCTCCAAGCCCCAGACCTGTGGCACCTGTGGCGGTGCTGGTCAGGTGCGCATGCAGCAGGGCTTCTTCTCTGTGCAGCAGACCTGCCCCAACTGTCGTGGACGCGGCACCGTAATCAGTGACCCCTGCGGCAGCTGTCACGGCCGTGGCCGGGTGGAAGAAACCAAGACCCTTTCCGTGAAAGTGCCGCCGGGTGTGGATACCGGTGATCGCATCCGCCTCGCAGGTGAAGGCGAAGCCGGTCCGGACGGCGGACCTGCGGGCGACCTCTATGTGCAGGTGATGGTGCGTGAACACGAACTGTTCCAGCGCGATGGCAAAAACCTGTACTGCGAAGTGCCGATCAGTTTTGTCACCGCGGCACTGGGCGGCGAGATGGAAGTGCCCACCCTGGATGGCAAGGTCAAACTGAAAATTCCAGCGGAAAGCCAGACCGGTAAGCTGTTCCGCCTGCGCGGTAAGGGGGTAACCCCGGTGCGCGGTGGCGCTCCCGGTGACCTGCTGTGCCGGGTAGTGGTGGAAACGCCGGTCAATCTGTCTGCCAAGCAGAAAGAGTTGCTGGAAGAGTTTGCCAATACCTTGAGCGAAAAGAAAAACTCCCCCCGTCAGACCGGTTGGTTTGAGGGAGTGAAGAATTTCTTCGGCGATATGAAACTCTGA
- the dapB gene encoding 4-hydroxy-tetrahydrodipicolinate reductase, with the protein MAVKVAITGFGGRMGRVLAEALVQAEQDGKARLSAAIVRPGSTLVGADAGEVAGIGRNGLAIVDSLEQAEFDVLIDFTAPQATLENAAYCAEHGKAIVIGTTGFTADQKAQMLSAGDKTPLCFATNFSTGVNLCFNLLETAARVLGNDVDIEIVEAHHRHKVDAPSGTALSMGEVIADTLGRDLSKVAVYGREGQTGERARETIGFATVRGGDVVGEHTVSFLADGERIEITHKASSRLAFARGAVRAAVWLHGRAAGRYDMRDVLALK; encoded by the coding sequence ATGGCGGTAAAAGTAGCAATCACAGGATTTGGCGGCCGTATGGGGCGCGTGCTGGCGGAAGCGCTGGTACAGGCTGAGCAGGATGGCAAGGCGCGACTGAGCGCTGCGATTGTTCGCCCGGGCTCCACTCTGGTGGGCGCGGACGCGGGTGAAGTGGCCGGTATCGGTCGCAACGGCCTGGCAATCGTCGATAGCCTGGAGCAGGCGGAATTTGATGTGCTGATCGATTTCACCGCTCCCCAGGCAACCCTTGAAAACGCGGCTTATTGCGCCGAACACGGGAAAGCCATCGTCATCGGAACTACCGGTTTCACAGCAGATCAGAAAGCGCAGATGCTGAGTGCCGGTGACAAGACCCCGCTGTGTTTCGCAACCAATTTCTCCACCGGTGTGAATCTGTGCTTTAACTTACTGGAAACTGCAGCGCGGGTTCTGGGCAACGATGTCGATATCGAAATTGTCGAAGCCCATCACCGTCACAAAGTGGATGCACCCTCCGGCACCGCGCTCAGCATGGGTGAAGTGATTGCGGATACCCTGGGGCGGGACCTGTCCAAAGTGGCGGTTTACGGCCGTGAAGGGCAAACCGGCGAGCGCGCACGCGAAACCATCGGCTTTGCCACCGTGCGTGGCGGCGATGTGGTGGGGGAGCACACGGTATCTTTCCTTGCCGATGGCGAGCGCATAGAAATTACCCACAAGGCCAGCAGTCGGCTGGCATTTGCCCGTGGCGCCGTACGCGCCGCGGTCTGGTTACATGGCCGTGCAGCGGGGCGCTACGACATGCGCGACGTTCTGGCCCTTAAATAA
- the rimK gene encoding 30S ribosomal protein S6--L-glutamate ligase — MRIGVLASNPDLYSNQRIMEAGAERGHRMTFLNIRQCYMKLDAAEPEVHYRDGRILNNLDAIIPRIRPSQTFYGCALTRHFESMGVFALNGSQSISQSRDKLYSLQLLQEGGLNIPISGFANSPMDTNELIDMVGGAPLIVKLLEGTQGRGVVLAETRKAAESVINAFKSLKVNLLVQEFIREAQGKDLRLFVVDGKVFAAIQREAAPGEFRANIHQGGTASVVKILPEERKLAIKAAKVLGLKVAGVDIIRSKKGPLLLEVNSSPGLEGIESATRKDVAGSMIMAIEKALKWRPTIKPVELPDSE, encoded by the coding sequence CTGCGTATCGGGGTACTCGCATCCAACCCGGACCTCTACAGCAATCAGCGGATCATGGAAGCGGGGGCCGAGCGCGGTCACCGTATGACCTTCCTGAACATTCGCCAGTGCTATATGAAGCTGGATGCGGCGGAGCCGGAAGTGCACTACCGGGATGGCCGTATCCTCAACAACCTGGATGCGATCATTCCGCGTATTCGTCCCAGCCAGACGTTTTATGGCTGTGCGCTTACCCGCCACTTTGAAAGCATGGGGGTCTTCGCACTGAACGGCTCCCAGTCCATCAGCCAGTCCCGGGACAAGCTGTACTCCCTGCAGTTGCTGCAGGAAGGCGGATTGAACATCCCAATCTCGGGTTTCGCCAATTCGCCGATGGATACCAACGAGCTGATCGACATGGTGGGCGGTGCACCGCTGATCGTGAAACTGCTCGAAGGGACCCAGGGGCGCGGCGTGGTCCTGGCGGAAACCCGCAAGGCCGCGGAATCCGTAATCAACGCCTTCAAATCCCTGAAAGTGAACCTGCTGGTGCAGGAGTTCATCCGCGAGGCCCAGGGCAAGGACCTGCGCCTGTTTGTGGTCGATGGCAAAGTGTTTGCTGCGATTCAGCGGGAGGCGGCGCCAGGAGAGTTTCGCGCCAACATCCATCAGGGTGGTACCGCCTCGGTGGTCAAGATCCTGCCGGAAGAGCGCAAGCTGGCGATCAAGGCCGCCAAGGTGTTGGGCCTGAAAGTCGCCGGCGTGGACATTATCCGCTCCAAGAAAGGCCCGCTACTGCTGGAGGTGAACTCCTCTCCGGGTCTGGAAGGCATTGAAAGCGCCACCCGCAAGGACGTGGCCGGGTCCATGATCATGGCCATTGAAAAAGCGCTGAAGTGGCGCCCCACCATCAAGCCGGTGGAGCTGCCAGACAGCGAGTGA
- a CDS encoding YfiR family protein, with protein sequence MLKSENKAPAANPLAVSATGGLSRIPVRFRPDRLGFLFLVMLVCLSPLKAAASEHLSDSDLGRKVMVDYIVHFAHHLQWPIDVFNGTNAPFRICVMGEDQLVAPLTARLNRHRVQGRLVALEEVHDGEMLRARRCQIIVMGDMTAEQLLKAVGALEFFPVLTVSDFSRFAALGGMVEFAGSGGNMALQLNKTRLERAELKMGNSLFRLSRQVN encoded by the coding sequence ATGTTGAAGTCAGAAAATAAAGCTCCTGCCGCCAATCCGCTGGCCGTTTCTGCGACGGGGGGACTTTCCCGCATACCCGTCCGCTTCCGTCCCGATCGTCTCGGTTTCCTGTTTCTTGTCATGCTCGTGTGTCTGTCTCCGCTGAAGGCCGCTGCCAGCGAGCACCTGTCAGACAGCGATCTCGGGCGCAAGGTGATGGTGGACTATATCGTGCATTTCGCCCATCACCTGCAGTGGCCCATTGATGTTTTCAACGGGACAAACGCGCCCTTCCGGATTTGTGTCATGGGCGAGGATCAACTGGTAGCCCCGCTGACCGCGCGGCTCAACCGGCACCGGGTGCAGGGGCGTCTGGTGGCGCTGGAGGAAGTCCACGACGGTGAAATGCTGCGCGCGCGCCGCTGCCAGATCATTGTCATGGGCGATATGACTGCTGAGCAATTGCTGAAGGCGGTGGGAGCACTGGAATTCTTCCCGGTACTGACAGTGAGCGATTTCAGCCGTTTTGCGGCCTTGGGCGGTATGGTCGAGTTTGCCGGTAGCGGCGGCAATATGGCGCTGCAGCTAAATAAGACCCGGTTGGAGCGGGCTGAATTGAAAATGGGCAACAGCCTGTTCCGGCTGAGTCGGCAGGTGAATTGA
- the carA gene encoding glutamine-hydrolyzing carbamoyl-phosphate synthase small subunit, translating into MPSTTPALLVLADGSVFHGRAIGAEGSTVGEVVFNTSMTGYQEILTDPSYARQIVTLTYPHIGNTGTNSEDEECAEIWSAGLVIRDLPLMASSFRSEQSLEDYLKSRNIVGIADIDTRRLTRILRDKGAQSGCIVAGAREGESIDEAEALKKAQEFAGLKGMDLAKVVSTKEKYDFNEGTWELGQGHKPAPAAQPHKVVAYDFGVKRNILRMLVDRGCSITVVPAETPASEVLAMNPDGVFLSNGPGDPEPCDYAIKAIKEILDTGLPTYGICLGHQLLGLAVGAKTAKMKFGHHGGNHPVQDLNSSKVMITAQNHGFAVDVDTLPENVEITHKSLFDGTLQGIRLKDKPAFSFQGHPEASPGPHDVAPLFDQFIEMMEARR; encoded by the coding sequence ATGCCCAGCACTACCCCGGCTTTGCTGGTGCTCGCTGATGGCAGTGTTTTTCACGGCCGCGCCATCGGCGCCGAAGGCTCAACCGTAGGCGAGGTGGTATTCAACACCTCCATGACCGGTTATCAGGAAATCCTGACAGACCCATCCTACGCCCGCCAGATCGTCACCCTGACTTACCCCCATATCGGCAATACCGGTACCAACTCTGAAGACGAAGAGTGTGCCGAGATCTGGTCTGCCGGTCTGGTGATTCGCGACCTGCCGCTGATGGCCAGTAGCTTCCGCAGCGAGCAGTCGCTGGAGGACTACCTCAAGTCGCGCAACATTGTCGGTATCGCCGATATCGACACCCGCCGCCTGACGCGCATTCTGCGTGACAAGGGTGCGCAGAGCGGCTGCATCGTGGCCGGTGCTCGTGAAGGCGAGAGCATCGACGAAGCCGAAGCCCTGAAAAAGGCCCAGGAATTTGCCGGCCTCAAGGGCATGGACCTGGCCAAGGTCGTCTCTACCAAAGAGAAGTACGACTTCAACGAAGGCACCTGGGAACTGGGCCAGGGCCACAAGCCGGCACCGGCGGCGCAGCCCCACAAGGTAGTGGCCTACGACTTCGGCGTGAAGCGCAACATTCTGCGCATGCTGGTGGACCGCGGCTGCAGCATCACCGTGGTACCGGCGGAAACCCCGGCCTCTGAAGTGCTGGCGATGAACCCGGACGGCGTCTTCCTGTCCAACGGCCCTGGTGACCCTGAGCCTTGCGATTACGCCATCAAGGCGATCAAAGAGATCCTCGACACCGGCCTGCCCACTTACGGCATCTGCCTGGGGCACCAGTTGCTGGGCCTGGCAGTCGGCGCCAAGACCGCAAAAATGAAATTCGGCCACCACGGCGGCAACCACCCGGTGCAGGACCTGAACTCCAGCAAGGTGATGATCACCGCGCAGAACCACGGTTTTGCGGTGGACGTGGACACCCTGCCGGAGAATGTGGAAATCACCCACAAGTCCCTGTTTGACGGCACGCTGCAGGGCATTCGCCTGAAAGACAAGCCGGCTTTCAGCTTCCAGGGACACCCGGAAGCGAGCCCCGGCCCGCACGATGTGGCGCCGCTGTTCGATCAGTTTATCGAGATGATGGAAGCGCGCCGCTAA